In one Penaeus chinensis breed Huanghai No. 1 chromosome 33, ASM1920278v2, whole genome shotgun sequence genomic region, the following are encoded:
- the LOC125043212 gene encoding uncharacterized protein LOC125043212, translating to MKSMLILSALVACAAASLVVPGPIAVRAPSHDSAIIQSHRLGGNFAYSTHEAHAYAVQTPVIGQRTVPVGVSYHHGVPVVKTSTDYITHKIPQVAYTYPQVTVQAAVPQVAVQAAVPQVATYAAGLPFAGTYAAGLPFAGTYGAVPYPYAAVVAAKPAEPAAEEA from the exons atgaAGTCC ATGCTGATCCTGTCCGCCCTGGTCGCTTGTGCCGCCGCCTCACTGGTGGTGCCAGGCCCCATTGCAGTGCGTGCCCCCTCCCACGACTCTGCCATCATCCAGAGCCACCGTCTGGGCGGCAACTTCGCCTACTCCACCCACGAGGCTCACGCCTACGCCGTGCAGACACCCGTCATTGGCCAGCGCACCGTGCCCGTCGGCGTCTCCTACCACCACGGCGTCCCCGTCGTCAAGACCTCCACTGACTACATCACCCACAAGATCCCCCAGGTCGCCTATACCTACCCACAGGTCACCGTGCAGGCTGCCGTACCCCAGGTCGCCGTGCAGGCTGCGGTGCCCCAGGTAGCCACCTATGCCGCTGGTCTGCCCTTTGCCGGTACCTACGCTGCTGGTCTGCCTTTTGCCGGCACCTACGGCGCTGTGCCCTACCCCTACGCCGCCGTCGTCGCCGCCAAGCCCGCTGAGCCCGCCGCTGAGGAGGCCTAA
- the LOC125043326 gene encoding uncharacterized protein LOC125043326, producing the protein MGLLKGRPSWSRHHKSLYTVCTPPTTITAMKSMLILSALVACAAASLVVPGPIAVRAPSHDSAIIQSHRLGGNFAYSTHEAHAYAVQTPVIGQRTVPVGVSYHHGVPVVKTSTDYITHKIPQVAYTYPQVAVQAAVPQVAVQAAVPQVATYAAGLPFAGTYAAGLPFAGTYGAVPYPYAAVVAAKPAEPAAEEA; encoded by the exons ATGGGACTACTTAAGGGCCGTCCGTCCTGGTCTCGGCACCACAAGTCTTTGTACACCGTCTGTACACCGccaaccaccatcaccgccatgaAGTCC ATGCTGATCCTGTCCGCCCTGGTCGCTTGTGCCGCCGCCTCCCTGGTGGTGCCAGGCCCCATTGCAGTGCGTGCCCCCTCCCACGACTCTGCCATCATCCAGAGCCACCGTCTGGGCGGCAACTTCGCCTACTCCACCCACGAGGCTCACGCCTACGCCGTGCAGACACCCGTCATCGGCCAGCGCACCGTGCCCGTCGGCGTCTCCTACCACCACGGCGTCCCCGTCGTCAAGACCTCCACTGACTACATCACCCACAAGATCCCCCAGGTCGCATACACCTACCCACAGGTCGCCGTGCAGGCTGCCGTACCCCAGGTCGCCGTGCAGGCTGCCGTGCCCCAGGTAGCCACCTATGCCGCTGGTCTGCCCTTTGCCGGTACCTACGCTGCTGGTCTGCCTTTTGCCGGCACCTACGGCGCTGTGCCCTACCCCTACGCCGCCGTCGTCGCCGCCAAGCCCGCTGAGCCCGCCGCTGAGGAGGCCTAA